One window from the genome of bacterium encodes:
- a CDS encoding SUMF1/EgtB/PvdO family nonheme iron enzyme has product MGCILLAGGASLQSLQAQSLTVFNIDHGSYPLMHAQFYAFDAQGDMLQGLQPGDFFLTENGEQCVVLDVECPTPAPPKALSAVLTVDVSGSMDGGRLGLARSAAHAWIDAFPPGESECAVTSFNTLNVLQQDFTNDRKLLRAAVDRLTAGGGTSFDAALIDPFAGALRIVSRGKHKKVVVLLTDGRARGTESAIIDAMRLVDAQVFCVTLGEETPPLLQRLCDESGGMAFPRVMTQEEIVNIYRSILHISREHQPCRITWESGGCSYARDVVVRLPAHGSMARSGYSLTREDMPALDFYPSAVIAFEGVPPGEKREATILISAVGRDVDIRSITPDDARFRILDYGGIDPPFTLGAWRKREIRVQYEALDSNYASCRFAIESSACQKAFFATAGYPGKGEDERVITLVHPNGGEEFVAGSDTVITWTDATPEDEVRLDFSADAGVNWSVIAERTKGLAYTWRVPLVESDHCLVRVTLLASLPAPQDMVLIPPGGFLMGDGNGNGSPVERPVHEVTLTESFYMSTHEITQRAWIEVMGYNPSSHQRDMFPVSNISWLEALAYCNKRSEAEGLQPCYTITGDSAECDFDASGYRLPTEAEWEYACRAGSGDDFTNGPMREPYCAGPDANLTRIGWYCGNVYSGSVQEVATLAPNAFGLYDLHGNVPEWCWDYYHVYEEGQQIDPHGPAVASPAQFRVYRGGGFNRFATECRSAARNGTHVRTTSGIGFRVVRRFR; this is encoded by the coding sequence TTGGGCTGTATCCTCCTCGCTGGTGGAGCGTCGCTCCAATCCCTCCAGGCCCAGTCTCTGACCGTGTTCAATATCGATCATGGAAGCTACCCGCTTATGCATGCGCAGTTTTATGCGTTTGACGCACAGGGCGATATGCTGCAGGGACTCCAGCCCGGAGACTTCTTCCTGACAGAAAACGGAGAGCAGTGTGTGGTGCTGGATGTCGAATGCCCGACGCCTGCTCCGCCGAAGGCGCTTTCGGCTGTGCTTACTGTTGACGTGTCGGGGTCGATGGACGGGGGGCGTCTCGGACTCGCACGCAGTGCGGCGCATGCATGGATCGATGCGTTCCCACCCGGAGAATCTGAATGTGCGGTGACGTCCTTCAACACCCTCAATGTGCTGCAACAGGATTTTACCAATGACAGAAAGCTGCTCCGCGCGGCGGTCGACCGTCTCACTGCGGGAGGCGGAACCAGCTTTGATGCGGCGCTGATCGATCCGTTCGCGGGTGCACTGCGCATCGTCAGCAGGGGGAAACACAAGAAAGTGGTTGTGCTGCTCACCGACGGCCGTGCACGTGGTACGGAGTCGGCAATCATCGATGCCATGCGTCTGGTGGATGCGCAGGTGTTCTGTGTCACGCTCGGCGAGGAGACGCCGCCACTTCTGCAGCGCCTCTGCGATGAGAGCGGGGGAATGGCGTTCCCGCGTGTCATGACGCAGGAGGAGATCGTGAACATTTACCGCAGTATCCTTCACATCTCGCGGGAGCATCAGCCCTGCCGCATCACCTGGGAAAGCGGGGGATGCTCGTACGCACGGGATGTCGTGGTGCGTCTGCCGGCGCATGGCAGCATGGCACGCTCGGGCTACAGCCTGACCAGGGAAGATATGCCTGCGCTCGATTTTTATCCTTCCGCTGTTATCGCATTCGAGGGTGTGCCGCCGGGTGAAAAACGGGAGGCGACGATTTTGATCTCGGCGGTGGGACGAGATGTGGACATCCGCAGCATCACCCCTGATGACGCGCGATTTCGCATCCTCGACTATGGAGGGATCGATCCCCCATTCACACTCGGTGCCTGGCGGAAACGCGAAATACGCGTGCAGTATGAAGCGCTGGATTCCAATTATGCCAGTTGCCGCTTTGCGATTGAATCATCCGCCTGCCAGAAGGCATTTTTCGCCACCGCTGGATACCCGGGAAAGGGAGAAGACGAGCGCGTCATCACCCTCGTGCATCCGAACGGGGGAGAGGAGTTCGTGGCCGGGAGCGATACGGTTATTACGTGGACAGACGCCACCCCGGAGGATGAGGTCCGGCTGGATTTCAGTGCGGATGCGGGTGTCAACTGGTCGGTTATTGCGGAGCGGACGAAGGGACTGGCGTACACGTGGCGCGTGCCGCTGGTGGAGAGCGATCATTGCCTCGTTCGCGTGACTTTGCTCGCGTCTCTCCCCGCGCCGCAGGACATGGTGCTGATTCCTCCCGGCGGTTTTCTCATGGGAGATGGGAATGGAAACGGGAGTCCCGTCGAGCGTCCCGTACATGAAGTGACGCTCACGGAATCGTTCTACATGTCGACCCATGAAATCACACAGCGTGCATGGATAGAAGTCATGGGTTATAATCCATCGTCGCATCAGCGAGACATGTTCCCGGTATCCAACATCAGCTGGCTCGAAGCACTTGCGTACTGCAACAAACGCTCGGAGGCGGAGGGATTGCAGCCCTGCTATACCATTACAGGCGACAGTGCGGAATGCGATTTCGATGCTTCGGGGTACCGGCTCCCGACAGAGGCAGAATGGGAATACGCCTGCCGCGCCGGTTCGGGTGACGATTTCACCAATGGTCCGATGCGTGAACCTTACTGTGCCGGACCCGATGCCAACCTGACGCGCATCGGCTGGTACTGCGGGAACGTGTACTCAGGCAGCGTTCAGGAGGTTGCCACCCTGGCTCCGAACGCGTTCGGCCTGTACGATCTGCATGGTAACGTTCCTGAATGGTGCTGGGACTATTACCACGTCTATGAAGAGGGACAACAGATCGATCCCCATGGACCGGCTGTCGCCTCACCCGCCCAGTTTCGCGTGTACCGCGGCGGGGGCTTCAACCGCTTCGCTACAGAATGCCGCAGCGCCGCCCGCAACGGGACGCATGTACGCACGACATCCGGAATCGGCTTCCGCGTGGTCAGGAGATTCAGATGA
- a CDS encoding choice-of-anchor D domain-containing protein, translating into MMRRTLAYSVLLLLVTGWSFPELVSQVHDQSDAVFSIVMPSSEARDVDMGIVFAGSEKDSLLRRFVENTGRTAIRIDTIIIEGGQAGSFSVTGGIPPVRVGEGEGHDVVFAFHPAVEGDFSADIVLYTQVDTQRYRIHGRAVAQRVTVVTGPVDFGAIPVGAVRDSLVDVVLRNLSPLPVELQHIVQAGPDSAQFVMLDGAEPFMLPPWSTHAMTLRFAPKRAGRTSGSVHFHAAGLPLPVTMQLFGEGIGVQAAAVLATDTVRAAAGTMITLPIRLRDMQDFQLSGATSVFTQLRYRASLLVPVGATPEGQLIGKDRVIPLDDLPTLPLRDDIIAEFTFLVVLGDTTGTTLQLEHSAAKGGDVALSEENGLLLLTDLCEEGGTRLFDGDARVALQPNSPNPFNGVTAIRFQVIERAHALLSVRDVSGRVVETLFDAEAEPGQYVVTFDAAALSSGSYIIELRSGVTLQRQVMTVLK; encoded by the coding sequence ATGATGCGCCGCACACTCGCATATTCCGTCCTTTTACTGCTGGTGACTGGCTGGTCATTTCCAGAACTCGTCAGTCAGGTGCATGATCAATCTGATGCAGTGTTTTCCATTGTCATGCCATCGTCCGAGGCGCGGGATGTGGACATGGGGATAGTCTTCGCGGGATCAGAAAAGGATTCCCTGTTACGACGTTTCGTGGAAAACACGGGAAGGACGGCAATTCGCATCGACACGATCATCATTGAGGGAGGGCAGGCCGGGTCGTTCTCTGTCACGGGGGGCATTCCTCCGGTGCGTGTGGGCGAGGGAGAGGGACACGATGTGGTATTCGCATTTCATCCTGCCGTGGAGGGCGATTTTTCAGCAGACATCGTGCTGTACACACAGGTTGATACGCAGCGGTACAGGATTCATGGACGTGCGGTGGCACAGCGCGTTACCGTGGTAACGGGTCCGGTAGACTTCGGTGCCATTCCTGTCGGCGCAGTGCGCGACAGTCTTGTGGATGTGGTTCTGCGCAACCTGAGTCCGCTGCCGGTCGAACTGCAGCACATCGTGCAGGCGGGACCGGACAGCGCACAGTTTGTGATGCTCGATGGTGCAGAACCTTTCATGCTTCCTCCGTGGTCCACGCATGCAATGACACTTCGTTTCGCTCCGAAACGGGCGGGACGCACCAGCGGAAGCGTGCATTTTCATGCCGCGGGGCTCCCCTTGCCCGTGACCATGCAGTTATTCGGAGAAGGAATAGGGGTACAGGCCGCCGCCGTGCTGGCGACGGACACTGTCCGCGCTGCCGCAGGAACGATGATCACGCTTCCCATTCGGCTTCGTGATATGCAGGATTTCCAGCTTTCCGGCGCGACATCCGTATTCACACAGCTGCGTTACCGTGCCTCACTCCTCGTGCCCGTGGGCGCCACGCCCGAAGGACAGCTTATCGGGAAGGATCGCGTCATTCCACTCGATGACCTGCCCACGCTGCCCTTGCGCGACGATATCATCGCCGAATTCACTTTCCTCGTCGTCCTGGGCGATACAACCGGGACGACACTCCAGCTTGAACACAGCGCCGCAAAGGGCGGGGATGTCGCACTTTCGGAGGAAAACGGTCTTCTGCTGCTGACGGATCTCTGCGAAGAGGGTGGGACCCGTCTCTTCGACGGGGATGCGCGCGTCGCACTGCAGCCGAACAGTCCGAATCCTTTCAACGGAGTAACAGCCATTCGTTTCCAGGTAATCGAACGTGCACACGCGCTGCTGAGTGTACGCGACGTGAGTGGACGCGTCGTCGAGACACTTTTCGACGCCGAAGCAGAGCCGGGACAGTACGTGGTGACCTTCGATGCCGCGGCGCTCTCCAGCGGCAGCTATATCATAGAGCTGCGCAGCGGTGTGACACTGCAGCGACAGGTCATGACAGTACTGAAGTGA